From a single Lolium rigidum isolate FL_2022 chromosome 7, APGP_CSIRO_Lrig_0.1, whole genome shotgun sequence genomic region:
- the LOC124671376 gene encoding putative 4-hydroxy-4-methyl-2-oxoglutarate aldolase 2, which translates to MGAQKLPAAPVADLCDANASLILTGELRILEPVFQEYGQCISFSGQVVTMRVLEHNVGESELLETPGEGRVLVLDGRGSKRCAIMGGNLAEQACRNGWAGAVVNGCIRDVADINSFPIGVRALASHPRHPGADGVPELHVDVEFAGAVIRDGEWLYADTDGIIVCSKEIYGFPEGARQKTRTHARGIVLSGDEHRRLEAWKVIHRRAEPTSMLMSVAIGIMMVSLWIAVFIFRPDWLDLGLIVVCMLASVVGIFLLLKTEQVEQKRKRLGTKCQVVSDEV; encoded by the exons ATGGGTGCACAGAAGTTACCTGCTGCCCCTGTGGCTGACCTGTGCGACGCCAACGCCTCGCTCATCCTCACCGGCGAGCTGCGCATCCTGGAGCCTGTCTTCCAGGAGTATGGCCAGTGCATTTCTTTCTCGGGCCAGGTGGTCACCATGCGCGTCCTGGAGCACAACGTGGGGGAAAGCGAGCTCCTGGAGACGCCCGGCGAGGGCCGGGTGCTGGTGCTCGACGGCCGCGGCAGCAAGCGCTGCGCCATCATGGGCGGCAATCTGGCGGAGCAGGCGTGCCGCAACGGCTGGGCGGGCGCCGTCGTGAACGGCTGCATCCGCGACGTGGCCGACATCAACTCGTTCCCCATCGGCGTCCGCGCGCTCGCCAGCCACCCACGCCACCCCGGGGCAGACGGGGTCCCTGAGCTGCACGTCGACGTCGAATTCGCCGGCGCCGTCATCCGCGACGGGGAGTGGCTCTACGCGGACACCGACGGCATCATTGTCTGCAGCAAGGAGATCTACG GATTTCCGGAAGGTGCCAGGCAAAAGACTCGAACTCACGCACGGGGCATCGTCCTGTCGGGAGATGAGCATCGGAGACTTGAAGCATGGAAAGTGATTCACAGGAGAGCAGAG CCGACTTCGATGCTGATGTCTGTCGCAATCGGAATCATGATGGTCTCCTTGTGGATCGCGGTCTTCATCTTCCGCCCTGATTGGCTTGATTTGGGCCTCATTGTTGTCTGCATGTTGGCATCAGTTGTTGGGATATTTTTATTGCTCAAAACTGAGCAAGTGGAACAGAAGAGGAAGAGGTTGGGAACAAAATGCCAAGTTGTCTCAGATGAAGTCTAG
- the LOC124671375 gene encoding BTB/POZ and MATH domain-containing protein 2-like, translating to MAQNTVNHGEGLRLPETSSRCVTDGAIHNFELNNWALLEGLGVGQFVTSSNFNAGGYDWNIKFYPDGDRKDIAGYASVFLSCLNPQAKNRIRAKYTLTMQDDQGKIYASSQGKGIIFSPETPSWGYPKFVEKSKLESSPHLYLTIRWVLFVIKEPPAECNRNPIVVPMAELPGHLERILENGTCVDVTFLVGGSEFKAHSLILAARSPVFEAQLFGTMRNKNTQHIVVDDMEPAIFEMLLHFIYTDSLSPCNEEDYDVATMQHLLVAADRYGLDRLKVMCEDKLCNSIGVKTVTSTLALANQHYCERLKDACVNFMSKPGVTGAVLLSEGFQSLIARCTPLVFEKDKKDKEVPAKRKLDKIG from the coding sequence ATGGCCCAGAACACGGTTAATCATGGCGAGGGCCTCCGGCTACCGGAGACATCGTCCCGTTGCGTCACGGATGGGGCGATCCACAATTTCGAGCTAAACAACTGGGCACTGCTGGAAGGCCTGGGCGTCGGACAGTTCGTTACCTCCAGCAACTTCAACGCCGGCGGCTACGATTGGAATATCAAGTTTTACCCAGACGGAGACAGAAAGGATATTGCCGGCTATGCGTCAGTTTTCTTATCTTGTCTCAACCCTCAGGCCAAGAACCGCATCAGGGCAAAGTACACCTTAACCATGCAGGACGATCAAGGCAAGATATATGCAAGCAGTCAGGGAAAGGGAATCATCTTTTCTCCCGAAACTCCTTCCTGGGGCTACCCGAAATTCGTAGAGAAATCGAAGCTGGAATCCTCACCTCACCTCTATCTAACGATAAGGTGGGTCCTCTTTGTGATCAAAGAACCACCCGCTGAGTGCAATAGAAATCCTATTGTGGTTCCTATGGCAGAATTACCCGGTCATCTCGAGCGCATCCTCGAGAATGGGACATGCGTGGACGTCACATTCCTCGTGGGTGGCAGTGAATTTAAGGCACACAGTCTCATCCTGGCCGCGCGGTCGCCTGTGTTTGAAGCTCAGCTATTTGGTACAATGAGGAATAAGAATACGCAACATATAGTGGTCGATGACATGGAGCCAGCCATATTTGAGATGCTTCTTCACTTCATATACACAGATTCTCTGTCACCATGTAACGAAGAAGATTACGATGTCGCCACGATGCAGCATTTGCTAGTTGCGGCAGATCGGTATGGCTTGGATAGACTGAAGGTCATGTGTGAAGATAAGTTGTGCAATAGCATTGGCGTGAAGACTGTCACAAGTACATTGGCGCTAGCTAATCAGCACTACTGTGAGCGACTGAAGGATGCATGCGTGAACTTTATGTCGAAGCCGGGAGTAACAGGTGCTGTCCTCTTATCTGAAGGGTTCCAAAGCCTCATTGCACGCTGCACCCCGCTTGTTTTCGAGAAGGACAAGAAGGACAAGGAGGTGCCTGCTAAGAGGAAGTTAGACAAAATAGGTTAA